A DNA window from Bradyrhizobium sp. CCBAU 53421 contains the following coding sequences:
- a CDS encoding helix-turn-helix domain-containing protein, whose product MIRKTKRKYGCPVEFSIDQLSGKWKTVILSRLKVRPMRYGELRHDIPQLSDKVLTERLRDLCNSGFVRQERGGGSSRYCLTKRGEMLKPMLQALYDWGEANADTFGVRFLGAEAD is encoded by the coding sequence ATGATCCGCAAGACCAAGCGCAAATATGGTTGCCCGGTCGAGTTCTCTATCGATCAGCTCAGCGGCAAATGGAAGACCGTGATCCTGAGCCGGCTGAAGGTCCGACCGATGCGCTATGGCGAACTGCGCCATGACATCCCGCAGCTCAGCGACAAAGTGCTGACCGAGCGGCTGCGCGATCTCTGCAATTCGGGTTTCGTCAGGCAGGAGCGCGGCGGCGGCTCCTCGCGCTATTGCCTGACCAAACGCGGCGAGATGCTGAAGCCGATGCTGCAGGCGCTCTACGATTGGGGCGAGGCCAACGCCGACACGTTCGGCGTCCGCTTCCTC